The genomic region acacacacacacacacacacacacacacacacacacacacacacacacacacacacacacacacacacacacacacacacacacacacacacacacacacgcacacacacacacacacacacacacacacacacacacacacacagatttatcttatctttctacctatctctctctcgttctctctttatctatctacctacacccatctatctgtttgcctaGCTACCTTtctttgtacatatatctacatatatctacatacttcacataatcacaaacacatacacaaatgctgTCGTACACATTGTATAATATACAATGCAATTTATTATCAAGACATCCTTGTGATTTTCGTTTGATTAATATTCCATTGCatttcttcctgttcttgttcctgttcattatttgttcgtttgtctatTTACTTGTATTTCTTAAAATCTACTTGtttatagatttttaaaaatcattcatTTCAGTGattgtttcattcatttatcctattgatatttttcatatattcatatatatatatatatatatatatatatatatatataatatacatatatatatatatatatatatatatatatatatatatatatatatatatatatatatataaatgtatatatatatatgtatgtatatatatatatatatatatatatatatatatatatatatatatatatataatatcaatatataaatacacacacacacacacacacacacacacacacacacacacacacacacacacacacacacacaatcacacacaatcacacacaatcacacactcacacacacacacacacacacacatatatatatatatatatatatatatatatatatatatatatatatatatatatatatatatatatatatatatatatgtatatatatatatatatatatatatatatatatatattattttacctttttttatcttttcccatattctattcacttatctatttctttatttgcacatttatatacctattttatttattcatttattcatttcccatttccttccattatctctctccatctatctacctgatTATCTTAATGTCAACTTACTGTAGGAAAATGATGGTTAGCAAGCCTGTTGTAATGTTCACTTaagcatttatctattttattttattttcgttttatgttCAAGGGTTGACGTCCAGTTCTATTTTGAGCCAAGTAGCagtaattggggggggggggggacaccggCCTTGGGGTGcggtcggtggggggggggggtcatctctttctatttctctctgtctgtgcgtgtgtctgtctgtttggctgtctcattctctctctctctctctctctctctctctctctctctctctctctctctctctctctctctctctctctatctccctctcctctctctatgtctctgtctgcctctctctgtgtcgatctatctatttttttgtctctcattttctccctgcctgcctccctccttccccccatccctccctccaaatCCTGACATCGAAAAGTGGTTCAATCTGAAACCAAGTACACAGgattttatgtattatttcaatatatatatatatatatatatatatatatatatatatatatatatatatatatatatatatgtatatatatatatgtgtgtgtgtgtgtgtgtgtgtgtgtgtgtgtgtgtgtgtgtgtgtgtgtgtgtgtatgtgtgtgtgtgagtgtgtgtgtgtgtgtgtgtgtgtgtgtgtgtgtatatatatatatatatattattattattttttattttattttattttttttttttaagagccaTGATTAGGAAAACCTTTTAGGAGCCACGAGCATCTTCCTTCAGAGCAATTCCTCCTTACATCAAGCCAAGGGTTAATCTTTCCATAAAGGGCATATTGGCCCTACAATTAGGATGGCTTCTCTGCTGTTTCATTCGATATCAAGGTCGGATAGAAGGCCTACCGACAGATTCATATCTAGTTGCTCTTTTTGCTCTCTGTTTTGgaccctatctctctatctatttatctatccttctttctcgtccctgtctctctatctgtttatctatccttctttctcgtccctgtctctccatctatttatctatccttctttctcgtccctgtctctctatctatttatctatccttctttctcgtccctatctatctattcatctatccttctttctcgtccctgtctctctatctatttatctatccttctttcttcgtccctgtctctctatctatttatctatccttctatctcgtccctgtctctccatctatttatctatccttctttctcttccctatatctccatctatttatctatccttctctctcgtccctgtctctccatctatttatctatccttctttctcgtccctatctctccatctatttatctatccttctttcttcgtccctgtctctctatctattcatctatccttctttctcgtccctgtctctctatctatttatctatccttctttctcgtccctatctctccatctatttatctatccttctttcttcgtccctgtctctctatctatttatctatccttctttatcgtccctatctctccatctatttatctatccttctttctcgtccctgtctctccatctatttatctatccttctttttcgtccctgtctctctatctattcatctatccttctttttcgtccctgtctctctatctatttatctatccttctttctcgtccctgtctctccatctatttatctatccttctttctcttccctatctctccatctatttatctatccttctttcttcgtccctgtctctccatctatttatctatccttctttctcgtccctgtctctctgtctattcatctatccttctttctcgtccctgtatctctatctatttatctctttctcgctcctgtctctccatctatttatctatcctcctttcttcgtccctgtctctctatctatctatctatccttctttctcttccctatctctctctctatctatctatctttccctctctcagaaGGCGGCCCTTTTCTCTGTCTTGGCGGTTGAATGCTTAACCATCCCATGATTAAAAGTATATGAACCTATGGCGATCACAATAAATCAAACTGATTTTTGAACCTAGGCcatttttgttatcctttctACTACAATTACCAGTACTttgactactgctactattataactactgctactattactactaccactgctgcagtcaccatcaccaccactactgctactacgaccACTGCACCTACTACTAATACAGTTATTACTATCACGACTactgcaattactactactactactgctactgctactattgagactactactacttctgtgaCCGCtcttgctacttctactactactcctaccactattactagtagaaacattgctactactgctactacttctactaatatcaccattactacgactactaggaataaaacagtaatagaaatattaagagTTTTATATTGAAATACTGAATATACAATATTCTCCCGATCATTCAGATGCGTATGAATCAGGCACGGGTTTTGGCAACTTAATCGTGTGTTTACTTTTCCATTGTTTACTTTTCCATTACGCGTCGTACGTTACAGTGGTTCAGGTGCGGTCACCTGTGTTACTATATA from Penaeus vannamei isolate JL-2024 chromosome 26, ASM4276789v1, whole genome shotgun sequence harbors:
- the LOC138866675 gene encoding sericin-1-like, with the protein product MFQSNPSSRSQQDIDPRILSGKHKLHPGSTLSSRSNGDISRSSSSSSNVSTSNSGRSSSRSSKSGHRSSSSLNSSSSSSSSSNCSSRDSNNCISSRCSGRSSSSGGDGDCSSGSSNSSSSYNSSSSQSTGIALKEDARGS